In Blautia wexlerae DSM 19850, a single window of DNA contains:
- a CDS encoding ABC transporter substrate-binding protein produces MTTKTKKLAALLMSGIMTLSIAPVVHADDKVELTGMVQQSRWYSGLQSMVEKLEEEENISIEFEVVPDDQYDNLMKMRLNSHEAPDLIAYQFADLFAAVDPEEFFVSLDDESWASKVKAPELTEYNGKHYGYCFEASNGFQGLIYNKDVFEANGITELPKTLDEFYAVCDKLKEAGIVPIAMPSDTWVPQIWMTSGMSRALGSKDACEDFANKILTNQAKFNDYPEMASVIDEYLELFKRGYVNDDYMTVSYDEILGRLASGETAMIYGATEILTSIEESYPDANLTIFNPPVGYDDKDVLAYLPTAMGLAVNKDTENLDTIKKVFDLWSTPEYGDLYFQSRPGFPNIEGIDGNEGAMNPDIPKIYNEYMDEGRVVAQMNQYLDTLQPLFGNTIWVYYLEAPSKGNMDGKAVLDRFQEDVDKFMTEKRAEGWK; encoded by the coding sequence ATGACAACAAAAACAAAAAAACTGGCAGCATTACTCATGAGCGGAATCATGACACTTTCCATTGCTCCAGTTGTACATGCCGACGATAAGGTAGAGCTTACCGGTATGGTACAGCAATCCAGATGGTACTCAGGATTACAGAGCATGGTTGAGAAGCTGGAAGAAGAGGAAAATATTTCTATCGAATTTGAAGTTGTTCCAGATGACCAGTATGATAACCTGATGAAAATGAGATTAAATTCTCATGAAGCTCCAGATCTGATTGCTTATCAGTTTGCAGATTTATTTGCCGCTGTAGATCCTGAAGAATTTTTTGTTTCATTAGATGATGAAAGCTGGGCTTCCAAAGTAAAAGCTCCCGAACTGACAGAATATAATGGAAAACATTACGGTTATTGTTTCGAAGCATCCAACGGTTTTCAGGGACTTATTTACAACAAAGATGTTTTTGAAGCAAATGGAATAACAGAACTTCCAAAAACCTTAGATGAATTTTATGCTGTCTGCGACAAATTAAAAGAAGCAGGAATTGTTCCTATTGCGATGCCATCAGATACCTGGGTTCCACAGATTTGGATGACCTCTGGTATGTCACGAGCACTTGGAAGTAAAGATGCTTGTGAAGATTTTGCAAATAAAATTTTAACAAATCAGGCAAAATTTAATGATTATCCAGAAATGGCTTCTGTAATTGACGAATACTTAGAATTGTTTAAAAGAGGATACGTGAATGATGATTATATGACAGTAAGCTATGATGAAATTCTGGGACGTCTGGCAAGCGGAGAAACTGCAATGATCTATGGTGCGACAGAAATTTTAACTTCCATTGAAGAATCTTACCCTGATGCCAATCTGACTATTTTTAATCCTCCAGTAGGCTATGATGATAAAGATGTTCTGGCATATCTTCCTACAGCAATGGGACTTGCTGTAAATAAAGATACTGAAAACCTTGATACTATTAAAAAAGTATTTGATCTGTGGAGTACTCCGGAATATGGAGATTTATATTTCCAGTCTCGTCCAGGCTTCCCAAATATTGAAGGAATTGACGGAAACGAAGGTGCAATGAATCCAGATATCCCTAAAATCTACAACGAATATATGGACGAAGGAAGAGTAGTCGCACAGATGAATCAGTACCTTGACACTCTCCAGCCACTGTTTGGAAATACAATTTGGGTTTACTATCTGGAAGCTCCATCTAAAGGAAATATGGATGGAAAAGCTGTTCTGGACCGTTTCCAGGAAGATGTAGATAAATTTATGACCGAAAAAAGAGCAGAAGGTTGGAAATAA